Within Gambusia affinis linkage group LG01, SWU_Gaff_1.0, whole genome shotgun sequence, the genomic segment TATGCTTAATGTTTCCTGATTTTGTGGGAAGAGCATTGGCTTTTTTACAACGCCCAGCGTACAACTGCAGAGAAACATTCCAGAACAAGATCACAAGACCTTTATGTGGAGAGGACGTTGTTGTCCAGCAGGGAAGCAGTGGCCTGCTGAGTTGACCCTGCTGATGAAGGAACCGGGACACTGCGGGCCTCAGCTGGACTCCAGACTGCCGATGTTTCCTTAAACCTTTGATTATGAGCGGAGtggacaacagaaaaaaaacagcactcTGCATACTCCCTGTCTTACCGTTATGTACATGACTCAGTGTGTAAATGACATATTCAGTTACAGTTTATTTCTGccagaataaattatttttatttagctcctAAATTTCTTCCAGTTTGCCTCCCTCTCTTGTTCAGGTGGCTTAAGCAAGTAAAAcaaattcctaaaataaaaggacaaagTGGGGAAGAATCACATTGAGAATCCAAGAAGTCAAAAATCCAAACCAAAACTCAAAACTCTGCTTCTTCTGCTTTACAGGAAAAGGCAGTTGTTTTAAAGCACCTCGTGCCGATATTTACTGCAAAGCATTTTGACACGACTTCATGGATGAACGTTGCCGGGTGTAGAAACAGCTGATGTTCTCTCCCACAGAGTAGAacagagagaagcagcagcGCGTCTGCAGAGCGCTTCAGGAAGTCCACAGTGGCCGAGACAAACAGCAGGAACTTTTGACTCTGCATCTTCAACTATACTCTTTATCATCAACACCCCAAGGATCTTTTAGAAGCTCAACAATCCtgtctcattaaaaaaaaaaaaaaaaacagaaatcctttTTGCCTTCACCAGGAGGGGTAATTGATGCTGTGGATGCCCGACAGAAAATTGACATGAAAACTAGATTTATGCAGATTTAGATCTTTTTAAGGCTATGATGTGTTGAAAAGCagctttgcttgtttttttatttattttccatggcTCAGATTAGGTGAGATATTACAGACATCTCTTTCACATATTTCTAAGAAATCCTGCTGCGGTTACTGTTTATTCCTTTGCTTaaatcagaaacacaaaatgcttcAGGTGAAGAAATGGTCCACCGCTGACTGAATGAATTGGTAGAAAGGTTAACTGACCTGTAATCAGGGGAAGGAGGAGAGCAGCTCCAGTACGCCACGGGTTAAACTTCTCCTGGACGTGAACACAGTGCAAACACAGCATACACTGATACAATGACttcaagtcaaaaacaaaaaacttgacTGAACAGAATGGGATTTGAAATACCGTAAATAGTTAGTTGGgataatttattacaaaaaataattgaaaacacaTATTGTATGAATTAACTGAGGAATACAGAATTGAAGTGCATCATTTcgacccaaacccaaaccctcTTGTTGTGTCCGGTCACTGATTGCAGAGATTTTCTACCGTAAATAACTGGAAATGCTGACTCAGTGTTTCATGAGTTCCTGCATGTAGATTGCATTCATGCGATACGCGGCCATCCAGTTGTGAGCTACGCTGTAGTAGCTCTGGTAGCCCTGTTCTGGAAAAGCCGACATAGCAGAGTAGTAGTCGCTCCAGGCTTCATGGCAGGCTTTCCAGTACGCCTCAGAGCTCCAGTCCTCCTCGGCCTCCATGCACTCCTCTTCATCAGTCTCCCTCTTCGGCTCTCTTTTAATCTTCTCCGGCAACTTTctgctgtcttttatttttgcggACTTCTCCCTGCGATTCTGCCCTGGTGTGTTCTGACTGGCTTGCTTCCTTCTTACAGAGTCGTTGCTCTCAGGCTGAGATGGAGCTCTCGTGTTTGTTGTGCAGGCTTCCTGCTCATAGGCCACGGCTGCAGAGGATTTGGGCACGGCAGATGCAGATCCAGCCACATGCTTTAAAACTGTCTTTTGCTCAGCTAGCATGGTCTCATGCAAGCCTTCGGGTCTGACACCAACATGTGAGCTGGAGGAATCAGAAAGTGACCGTAACCGTTCACTGCTTTGGGTCAAAGCCGCGGCCCCGTCGTCCTGCAGTGTGACATGCTCATTGTAGCCAGTCTCGTCACCAGATTCTCTGCCTCTGAACTCCCTGATGACCTCCACTGTCCTCCCCAAACCTGCAGTGATGAAGGTGTGGAAGTCCAGCTCGGCCTCCTCCAACGTCACAAACTTTGACCGGCTGGTCTTGAATGAGCTGAGGGGCGGGATCTTCGGCAGGGCGTCTTGTAGCTCTTTCCGAGTTGGCGCCACTTCAGAaggatgatgctgctgctgcagactcTTCGCCCCGGTAGAAGTCACCTGCCtttcactttcttcttcatGCTGCGGCATCAGGGTTGCTGTTTGGGTTTTATCTGGCCTCTGATCGCTGGACTCTACAGCTTTATTCTCGGTGACGTCAGACGCTGGGGCTCTGACCTTTGTACGCTTTTTCTTTACAGTTCTGGAAATCAGTGGCGAGATTGTGTCTGGAGCAGCGGCGGCGGCACACACGTCCCAGTCGCATGGCTCGTCCATCAAACCAGGCTCCAAGACGGCTTTCATGAAATGAGACGAGAATCACTTTTACTTGATCTGCTTTCaattaaaagtcttaaaaagtaAGACAAAGTTTCTTAAGAACTCACAGGGTAAAGCAGACAAACTGAGGCCACACTTCTGAGCAATAGCCATCATCTTGTTCTCCTCTTCCCCGTGGCAGCAGTAGGTCACAGCCATCCCCTGAGTGCCTACAATCACAGGCAGATTATGAAGAGGACCCCCATGCTAGCAGGAGAGGGTCAAAGAATGAGTGAAGGTCGTGTAACGAGGGACACTGACAGCGCAtgtaaaataagattaaataatGCTTCCCTTTACAGCACCGTGGTTGGGTCAATGTAATTCTAATCAGATGCAGATTACCCAGAACCCTTTGAACTTGGCCGGTGTTTAAAAGCTGCTGATACAGAGGGGAACAAAGCTAATCTCCAGAACGATGTTTAATGCGGTTACCGTGACGCGAGTCGGGCGAATTAAATTTGTGGTTCAGTGGAAATGTTGcgttgtcaaaaaaaaaaagaaagcaacattTCTTGCTAAAGATCTGGATCAGTGAATAAATGAAGCAGGAATGAAGAAAATCTTTTCCTTAACGTCTAACCAAAACTTCAATGGTTTCTATTGGGGTTTTGTGTGAAAAACGAACACATAGTAGTGGACAACTGTGAAGtgggagaaaaatataaagtttcacaaatctGTATTCATTTGTTCACTTACTCCAATAGAtctaaacaaaacccaaaacactgGAACCTCACACTCTTTAATCCACctctttaaaacaatgtttcatttttatcccACTTGACATCgattttgtgttgatctaatacacaaaatcaaaatgagatATAacatttgggatttttgtttacaatgttTTGTAACTGTTCTGTTTCCATCCTGCATGTCTGCAACAGGATTATTAGTTTCCTGAAAAAATTTGAAGCACACAGAGTTGATGCTGCAAGAATGATGCAACCTCTCGGCAAACAGCCATTTCCCCTGTAATGCCATCAGCCACCTGGGCCAACGTAATAGCTGAAGGTCAAGCAGCACACATTTCTGTCTCCCTTTAATGAATGGAGACCTACCAAACCGCCCAGCGCGTCCAATTCGGTGCATGTAGGTTTCCCAGTCTTGTGGCACATCTAGGTTGATCACCAGGTTCACTTTCTCTGCATCTATTCCCCTGGAAGTCTGCCTCAGATGAAAGGAGGACATAACCAAATTTATGCATGTAGAAAGGCAGAGGATAGCTAACAAACACATGCAGATCCAAGAGGAGAGTGGCTCATGGAAAACATCTCGTCTCACCAGGTCGGTGGAGATGAGAACTCTGCACTGATACTGCTTCAGCTTGGACATCGCCTCAAGCCTCTGGTCCTGACTCAAACCACCTGCAGGGATCAGAACTCGTGTTGTAACTCACTTTAGTTCACGTCGCATCCATTATTTACACTACATGAAGAATGTGATGAAGAAGCAAATTTTTGATTATCCTGCTAAGACAGTAAATTGTGTGGCCCGATGAGCACAACTGTACGTTTTGGGACATCTGTGTGTCGTTTGAAACGTCAGAGCCACCTTGACTGAACTGTTGACCTCTTGAGAGAAACTGGTCAAAGCTTGTGCAATCATCAAATGGTGGATGTCTTAGTCAGCAATAACACTACCGACCACAAGgtggtgtttaaaaaaacctaatgccaaattaataaaaaagtgcCTCCTTTAttaattctacatttttaaatgtacaaattattacatttttattgctctactttaaaaaaaaaaataaaaatcaaactttagaCATgttatttgttggaaaaaaagttgaaatggaaatttttacttgatttactttctttttcatttggttaaatcattttttttttttaccatgaaaCCATGCTTCACATGTATTGCAGTTTCTAAACATCCTTAATTTAATCTGTATCAGTATTATTACAGAAGTATCATAATATTTTCCTCATATTATACTGGTAAACAGTGCACTGTGGTCCATCCACAGTTGACAGGTATGTACTAGGAATCCTAAAGCTACAGTAATGCTGAGGCTAATGTCAGTTTTTCCTTTCCGAAAGGATTTCTCATTTACCTGGCTGCTGCATGTTTATGATAATAAACTGAACCGCGGACTGGAGCggatttattaaacaaacaaaaatatgaagtgaCATTAAGGTCTTTAGACTGAAGGAATGAATGCAGATTatggacaataaaacaaacagaaatgtagtttttaatcttAGTTCTGACAGACTGTGTATCATATTAAGActctacatttattttcattgccAAATTTAACTCCAGCgctcgcaaaaaaaaaaagaaatcttttttgcatttattaacaCAGATCATTCGTTTGGACCTCAATCGTAACCGTTCCTTTTAATCACACCTTGCTTCGATCAAACAATGACTCGTATGCATAGGCACtgctaatttaaaattttggctAACAATGTTCTCccctttgctttattttatttcatatcacAGTTTTAACCTCACCTGAAATACAAACTGCAGGTAAGCCTTTGGAGGACAGGATGTCTGCCAGGTGCTGAGCCCTGAGGGAGAAATCCAGCATATGAGAAATATATCTTGATGTCTCTTTTCTTCATTGTGATAAAGATATCcaacagcaaatgtaaaaaggaatattaaaattaaagctgTTATTACCTGGTGTGGAGGTTAGAAAACACCAAGGCTTGGTTAAATGGGATTTTACTGAACAGCTCGAGTAGGTGCTGCACCTTCTCCTCAAAGACTTTGTGAGGCAGCGGATGGGACTGGAGCAGCTTGTAATACTGCTTCAGACCTGAGCAAACAGCAGATCATCCTCATTTCAAAGTCAACAGCTGATTTCAAGTGTCAGAATCTGATCTTTATTGTAAAAGGCGTCTTACCTTTCAGGCCCAAGTCGCTTGGATTGAGTCTAACAAAGGTGGGCTCGTTCATGTAGCGGGTAAGGTGTTGAGCAAGGGATTCTGGGTAGGTGGCAGAGAGTGCAAGCATTTGCTTGTTGACAGGCAGGGACGAGAAGATCCAGCTGAGAAAGAGAGCGAGCACAGAGACGTTCGGTCAATTTATGAGATGGGTTTTGAATTCTAGCAACAATCTGAGCTGAACTGTTCTGACTTGATCTGCTCCTGGAAGCTGCCCTCCTCCAGCAGCTTGTCTGCCTCGTCCAGGACAAACAGCCTGACACTGCCGGTGGACAACATGCCCAGCTCTATCAGCTGCTTGATGCGGCCTGAGAAAGCGAACCAAGAACAATATCATTAGAAACAAACATCACCATAACAACAACATGAGAAGTTCATGTCCATCAGCATCCCTCAGGCTTCTTACCAGGGGAGCCCACGGCGACGTGGCACTTCTTTAGATGGGCTTTGTCTTGGCTCACAGGCCGGCCCCCGATGAAAACATGACACTCCAGGCCCTCCATGGCGCAGCCGATGGCCATGACCACCGAGTGGATCTGCACGGCGATCTCACGTGTCGGAGCCAAAACCAGAACCTAAAGGAGAAGAGAAATTAttgttggaaaaaagaaatatgaggATGCTTCCAAGGCAGTGAGACAAGATCTTACAAGGTTGGAAGAAAGTAATGCAGGTTCATTTAAACTAGACAGGCTTTCTGATTATTAAAAACGCTTCTCTTACATGATCAGCAGCTTACAGTCATCAGATAAAAGAAACCTCAAATTAGAGTGTGTAGCGCTAACCAGCTGTCTATGGTCTTTTATTCCTGGATCGGTGactctgtttcctgttttgtgtgTATGTTCTGTATTCTCAAAACCCCAGCCAGTCCTGGCAGAGGCAGATGACTGTTCACTCTGAGGCAGGTTCCACCGGAGGTTTCTTTCTCTTAAACATGTCATTACATGCATCCTTGATATGATGGACATGCCCATTCAGGAGGAATGAATGTTTCAAGACTACTAGGTTTTCTCACATGGAAAACGTTTTAtctaatttgaataatgaactgaacttaATGCACAGTTTAATAACTAAGATCAATTGCAATCCACTGAGGTGAACTGACTTTTATTGTAAAGTGTTTCGAGATCACATGTTGTGAATTGATGCTATAAGAATAACCTGAATTGAATCAGAGCAAAATAGAGTAGATTTAACCAAAGAtccataaaaaatatgaaattatgcATTCCACTCATGAGCGCCAGCTTATTTCCACTCACCTGAGTGGAGGGATTCTCCAAGATAAGAGACTCTAGGGCGATGGTGACGAACACGCATGTCTTTCCTGTCCCAGACTTGGCTTGTACAATCAAATCTGAAACgaggtgaacaaaaaaaataactctcaTGCAATGCAGGACGAAAACAGGTGCAGCTGCCGATCGAtcgatctatctatctatctatctatctatctatctatctatctatctatctatctatctatctatctatctatctatctatctatctatctatctatctatctatctatctatctatctatctatctatctatctatctatctatctatctatctatctatctagctaTCTATCTAGCTATctatctagctagctagctagctagctagccatCTATCGCAGGCGTGACTTTGCTCCcctgttgacattttttttattctgcataCCCTTTGTATAATCTTTACAAACTGAATAATTTCAGACTGCAGCCATGCTTATACATGCTTATGCCCAAATATCATTCGCACACATCAAGACAGTCACTGACTGACACAAATCTACGCCTACCGAGTCCGCAGCGGCCCAGCGGGATCGCCTTGAGCTGGATCGGGGACGGTTTCTGAAACCCCGCGGAGGACAGTCCGTCCAGCACGGCCTGAGACAACAGCAGAGAGCCGAAGTCAATCCCCTCCGCCAGAAGCACATCTTCGGTCCTCTTTCGCGTTTCTATGTCGTGAGCTGCTCTCCTCATGGAGGCAGCCATGTTTGCTGTTTACCACCGGTGATTCAAACAAGTTTAAAGCGCAGGGAGAGCATTGACTTAGCGCCCTCTAGTGCCGCGGGGGAGGGATAATACAATCGCTTTTAGAGAATTTCCAGGtcagttttttcatgtttgtagCCACCGTACAGATATGATCAAAGATTCTCCGTCCCATTCAGCTATAATCTACCATACGATAAAAAGTTGTTACAAATATGTAATGGCAGTTACTCAAAAAGGACAGAAACATAATAACTCGCGTTAAGAAAGTATCGTTTAACTATCCATGGCTT encodes:
- the ddx20 gene encoding probable ATP-dependent RNA helicase DDX20; the encoded protein is MAASMRRAAHDIETRKRTEDVLLAEGIDFGSLLLSQAVLDGLSSAGFQKPSPIQLKAIPLGRCGLDLIVQAKSGTGKTCVFVTIALESLILENPSTQVLVLAPTREIAVQIHSVVMAIGCAMEGLECHVFIGGRPVSQDKAHLKKCHVAVGSPGRIKQLIELGMLSTGSVRLFVLDEADKLLEEGSFQEQINWIFSSLPVNKQMLALSATYPESLAQHLTRYMNEPTFVRLNPSDLGLKGLKQYYKLLQSHPLPHKVFEEKVQHLLELFSKIPFNQALVFSNLHTRAQHLADILSSKGLPAVCISGGLSQDQRLEAMSKLKQYQCRVLISTDLTSRGIDAEKVNLVINLDVPQDWETYMHRIGRAGRFGTQGMAVTYCCHGEEENKMMAIAQKCGLSLSALPSVLEPGLMDEPCDWDVCAAAAAPDTISPLISRTVKKKRTKVRAPASDVTENKAVESSDQRPDKTQTATLMPQHEEESERQVTSTGAKSLQQQHHPSEVAPTRKELQDALPKIPPLSSFKTSRSKFVTLEEAELDFHTFITAGLGRTVEVIREFRGRESGDETGYNEHVTLQDDGAAALTQSSERLRSLSDSSSSHVGVRPEGLHETMLAEQKTVLKHVAGSASAVPKSSAAVAYEQEACTTNTRAPSQPESNDSVRRKQASQNTPGQNRREKSAKIKDSRKLPEKIKREPKRETDEEECMEAEEDWSSEAYWKACHEAWSDYYSAMSAFPEQGYQSYYSVAHNWMAAYRMNAIYMQELMKH